The Ferviditalea candida genome includes a window with the following:
- a CDS encoding four helix bundle protein → MVYQKAMEWIGQIREIVKAWKWEDRQIVGNQILRASTSVAANISESNSQLYLQKEINFINNALGSAGESQMWLEEAHNAKLIDQQMFERLDNEAVEIRKMLVAMIRKIKLEIGENKRAG, encoded by the coding sequence ATGGTATATCAAAAAGCTATGGAATGGATCGGGCAAATCAGGGAGATCGTTAAGGCGTGGAAGTGGGAGGATAGGCAGATAGTCGGCAATCAGATTTTGAGGGCTTCGACATCTGTGGCCGCCAATATTTCAGAATCGAACTCGCAATTATATTTGCAGAAGGAGATCAACTTCATCAACAATGCACTTGGATCGGCTGGAGAGAGCCAGATGTGGTTAGAGGAAGCCCATAACGCAAAACTGATTGACCAGCAAATGTTCGAGCGATTGGATAACGAAGCGGTTGAAATCAGGAAAATGCTTGTTGCCATGATACGAAAAATCAAATTGGAAATAGGTGAAAACAAGAGGGCAGGTTAG